A window from Xiphophorus maculatus strain JP 163 A chromosome 17, X_maculatus-5.0-male, whole genome shotgun sequence encodes these proteins:
- the LOC102218169 gene encoding plakophilin-2-like isoform X2: MERRHLKSRRSEFLFQQPASLASPTEPTPKSYMTGILSDEKNLLVAPNRAQLSLRKNGVSNGGANLQNSSRSSDGVAFFTKVNGSDLDGLSSKGIQARKTSERVAMSPCPGADRFGPGTRFQRPPSGCDRRHLRTVGALADWPDGLNPQYQCAVSETSRSTPTRASAHQPGKSRSNSLTHQSVRTKNLSASMAGQYSFRNGQNQKRGFVKHDRQTVQRRTSGRLGTTHMDRGFVQLAPISQRRESGNAERFTNRQAVRTMKNQALQSAPKPPEMTIKRAVNLLDNMNEEELICAAAYIQNQCWRKDEARVEVQRENGARKLVRLLKIDNEEVQRAAAGALRNVVYKNGDNKKDVTDEDGLTVILKLLNETHDRETVCQLAGLLWNLSSDDTIKKRFDENFPRLLTKVILVPFSHINGEAESKRDLIADPNAFLCATACLRNLSSDCNHRRNMRRCENLIDSLVFYTTETATQRTPDDECTKNCVCILQNLTYEAEEDCIPQTTKNKEETQQNATPKETTCSCFPYRRADLGKDPTDSEEAEKGRLLQSNDDPHGAQWLWSGQLVRAYLSLLACNKDKMTLEAAMGALQNLTVGKGEISEYVARIIEEQNGPRKIKTLLENDVTLKKPALLLIRNLSRFPDLHGSIFDNLLSAKDTKTFLHYLDISAEESAELMPILCGILVNLSKNSVEAASYLSRHTDVNDMLQKKYTGKAEQAVEELRDTLPRWSLHKHLKEDKTKMPQNSPQQMLQKALKSCNGAQHQEI; the protein is encoded by the exons ATGGAAAGGAGGCATTTAAAGTCGCGGCGGTCAGAGTTTCTCTTCCAGCAGCCCGCCAGCCTGGCTTCTCCGACCGAACCGACACCGAAATCCTACATGACCGGAATCTTGTCTGACGAGAAGAACCTTCTGGTGGCTCCGAACCGGGCTCAGCTTTCACTGCGAAAGAACGGGGTCTCCAACG GGGGAGCCAACTTACAAAATTCATCCAGGAGCTCGGATGGAGTTGCTTTTTTCACAAAG gtaaACGGATCTGATTTGGACGGTCTCTCCTCAAAAGGTATCCAAGCTCGGAAAACGTCCGAAAGGGTGGCCATGTCCCCGTGTCCCGGTGCGGACCGGTTCGGTCCCGGTACACGTTTCCAGAGGCCGCCCTCAGGCTGTGATCGCAGACATTTACGGACCGTAGGCGCGCTGGCAGATTGGCCTGACGGCTTGAATCCACAGTACCAGTGCGCCGTCTCCGAGACGTCCCGCAGCACACCCACCCGAGCGTCCGCGCATCAACCTGGGAAGTCCAGAAGCAACTCGCTCACTCATCAGTCAGTGAGAACAAAGAATCTGTCTGCATCCATGGCGGGACAGTACAGCTTTAGAAATGGCCAGAATCAGAAACGCGGTTTTGTAAAACATGATAGACAAACGGTACAGCGAAGGACATCTGGGCGGCTCGGAACCACCCACATGGACAGAGGTTTTGTCCAACTGGCTCCGATATCCCAGAGACGGGAATCGGGCAACGCAGAGAGGTTCACCAACAGGCAGGCTGTAAGGACAATGAAGAATCAAGCACT GCAGTCAGCTCCAAAGCCTCCAGAGATGACAATTAAAAGGGCCGTAAATCTTCTGGACAACATGAACGAGGAAGAGCTGATCTGTGCCGCCGCATACATTCAGAACCAATGTTGGAGAAAAGACGAAGCCAGAGTGGAG GTTCAGAGGGAGAACGGGGCTAGAAAGCTTGTACGGCTGCTCAAAATCGACAACGAAGAGGTGCAGCGGGCCGCAGCAGGCGCCTTGCGTAATGTCGTCTACAAGAACGGAGACAACAAGAAGGACGTGACGGACGAAGATGGCCTTACCGTCATCCTGAAGTTACTGAACGAGACGCATGATAGGGAGACCGTATGCCAGCTTGCAG GTCTCTTGTGGAATCTGTCTTCAGATGATACGATCAAGAAGCGTTTTGATGAAAATTTCCCTCGTCTCCTCACCAAGGTGATTTTGGTGCCATTCTCTCACATAAATGGAGAGGCAGAATCCAAACGTGATTTGATCGCCGATCCCAACGCTTTCCTCTGCGCTACAGCCTGCCTACG GAATCTGAGCTCTGACTGCAACCACAGGAGGAATATGAGGCGCTGTGAAAATCTCATTGACTCGCTGGTTTTCTATACTACAGAGACTGCAACCCAACGCACACCTGATGACGag TGCACAAAAAACTGTGTCTGCATCCTTCAAAACTTGACCTATGAAGCTGAGGAAGACTGCATCCCTCAGACCACCAAAAACAAGGAAGAGACTCAACAAAACGCGACTCCCAAAGAGACGACTTGCAGCTGTTTTCCTTATCGCCGTGCCGACCTCGGAAAG GACCCAACGGACTCGGAGGAAGCAGAGAAAGGACGCCTCCTGCAGAGTAACGACGACCCGCATGGAGCTCAGTGGCTGTGGAGCGGTCAGCTTGTCCGGGCGTATCTGTCGCTGTTGGCctgcaacaaagacaaaatgacgCTGGAGGCTGCCATGGGGGCGCTGCAGAACCTCACGGTGGGAAAGGGAGAG ATCTCTGAGTACGTCGCCAGAATTATCGAGGAGCAAAACGGACCTCGGAAAATTAAGACGCTCTTAGAAAACGACGTTACGCTGAAGAAACCAGCCTTGCTGCTGATCAGGAACCTCTCCCGCTTTCCAGACCTTCACGGCTCCATCT ttGATAATTTGTTGTCGGCcaaagacacaaaaacctttttacattATTTGGACATCAGTGCAGAAGAATCTGCTGAGCTGATGCCGATTCTGTGTGGGATCCTCGTAAACTTGAGCAAGAACAGCGTGGAGGCGGCCTCGTATCTCAGCCGTCATACGGACGTGAATGATATGTTGCAGAAGAAATACACAGG TAAAGCTGAACAGGCGGTGGAGGAGCTGAGGGACACGTTGCCCCGTTGGAGTCTTCACAAACATCTGAAAGAA
- the LOC102218169 gene encoding plakophilin-2-like isoform X1 — protein sequence MERRHLKSRRSEFLFQQPASLASPTEPTPKSYMTGILSDEKNLLVAPNRAQLSLRKNGVSNGGANLQNSSRSSDGVAFFTKVNGSDLDGLSSKGIQARKTSERVAMSPCPGADRFGPGTRFQRPPSGCDRRHLRTVGALADWPDGLNPQYQCAVSETSRSTPTRASAHQPGKSRSNSLTHQSVRTKNLSASMAGQYSFRNGQNQKRGFVKHDRQTVQRRTSGRLGTTHMDRGFVQLAPISQRRESGNAERFTNRQAPSHKIGGTVCDLSPRQSAPKPPEMTIKRAVNLLDNMNEEELICAAAYIQNQCWRKDEARVEVQRENGARKLVRLLKIDNEEVQRAAAGALRNVVYKNGDNKKDVTDEDGLTVILKLLNETHDRETVCQLAGLLWNLSSDDTIKKRFDENFPRLLTKVILVPFSHINGEAESKRDLIADPNAFLCATACLRNLSSDCNHRRNMRRCENLIDSLVFYTTETATQRTPDDECTKNCVCILQNLTYEAEEDCIPQTTKNKEETQQNATPKETTCSCFPYRRADLGKDPTDSEEAEKGRLLQSNDDPHGAQWLWSGQLVRAYLSLLACNKDKMTLEAAMGALQNLTVGKGEISEYVARIIEEQNGPRKIKTLLENDVTLKKPALLLIRNLSRFPDLHGSIFDNLLSAKDTKTFLHYLDISAEESAELMPILCGILVNLSKNSVEAASYLSRHTDVNDMLQKKYTGKAEQAVEELRDTLPRWSLHKHLKEDKTKMPQNSPQQMLQKALKSCNGAQHQEI from the exons ATGGAAAGGAGGCATTTAAAGTCGCGGCGGTCAGAGTTTCTCTTCCAGCAGCCCGCCAGCCTGGCTTCTCCGACCGAACCGACACCGAAATCCTACATGACCGGAATCTTGTCTGACGAGAAGAACCTTCTGGTGGCTCCGAACCGGGCTCAGCTTTCACTGCGAAAGAACGGGGTCTCCAACG GGGGAGCCAACTTACAAAATTCATCCAGGAGCTCGGATGGAGTTGCTTTTTTCACAAAG gtaaACGGATCTGATTTGGACGGTCTCTCCTCAAAAGGTATCCAAGCTCGGAAAACGTCCGAAAGGGTGGCCATGTCCCCGTGTCCCGGTGCGGACCGGTTCGGTCCCGGTACACGTTTCCAGAGGCCGCCCTCAGGCTGTGATCGCAGACATTTACGGACCGTAGGCGCGCTGGCAGATTGGCCTGACGGCTTGAATCCACAGTACCAGTGCGCCGTCTCCGAGACGTCCCGCAGCACACCCACCCGAGCGTCCGCGCATCAACCTGGGAAGTCCAGAAGCAACTCGCTCACTCATCAGTCAGTGAGAACAAAGAATCTGTCTGCATCCATGGCGGGACAGTACAGCTTTAGAAATGGCCAGAATCAGAAACGCGGTTTTGTAAAACATGATAGACAAACGGTACAGCGAAGGACATCTGGGCGGCTCGGAACCACCCACATGGACAGAGGTTTTGTCCAACTGGCTCCGATATCCCAGAGACGGGAATCGGGCAACGCAGAGAGGTTCACCAACAGGCAGGCT ccatcccataaaataggaGGAACAGTTTGTGACCTCTCGCCTAGGCAGTCAGCTCCAAAGCCTCCAGAGATGACAATTAAAAGGGCCGTAAATCTTCTGGACAACATGAACGAGGAAGAGCTGATCTGTGCCGCCGCATACATTCAGAACCAATGTTGGAGAAAAGACGAAGCCAGAGTGGAG GTTCAGAGGGAGAACGGGGCTAGAAAGCTTGTACGGCTGCTCAAAATCGACAACGAAGAGGTGCAGCGGGCCGCAGCAGGCGCCTTGCGTAATGTCGTCTACAAGAACGGAGACAACAAGAAGGACGTGACGGACGAAGATGGCCTTACCGTCATCCTGAAGTTACTGAACGAGACGCATGATAGGGAGACCGTATGCCAGCTTGCAG GTCTCTTGTGGAATCTGTCTTCAGATGATACGATCAAGAAGCGTTTTGATGAAAATTTCCCTCGTCTCCTCACCAAGGTGATTTTGGTGCCATTCTCTCACATAAATGGAGAGGCAGAATCCAAACGTGATTTGATCGCCGATCCCAACGCTTTCCTCTGCGCTACAGCCTGCCTACG GAATCTGAGCTCTGACTGCAACCACAGGAGGAATATGAGGCGCTGTGAAAATCTCATTGACTCGCTGGTTTTCTATACTACAGAGACTGCAACCCAACGCACACCTGATGACGag TGCACAAAAAACTGTGTCTGCATCCTTCAAAACTTGACCTATGAAGCTGAGGAAGACTGCATCCCTCAGACCACCAAAAACAAGGAAGAGACTCAACAAAACGCGACTCCCAAAGAGACGACTTGCAGCTGTTTTCCTTATCGCCGTGCCGACCTCGGAAAG GACCCAACGGACTCGGAGGAAGCAGAGAAAGGACGCCTCCTGCAGAGTAACGACGACCCGCATGGAGCTCAGTGGCTGTGGAGCGGTCAGCTTGTCCGGGCGTATCTGTCGCTGTTGGCctgcaacaaagacaaaatgacgCTGGAGGCTGCCATGGGGGCGCTGCAGAACCTCACGGTGGGAAAGGGAGAG ATCTCTGAGTACGTCGCCAGAATTATCGAGGAGCAAAACGGACCTCGGAAAATTAAGACGCTCTTAGAAAACGACGTTACGCTGAAGAAACCAGCCTTGCTGCTGATCAGGAACCTCTCCCGCTTTCCAGACCTTCACGGCTCCATCT ttGATAATTTGTTGTCGGCcaaagacacaaaaacctttttacattATTTGGACATCAGTGCAGAAGAATCTGCTGAGCTGATGCCGATTCTGTGTGGGATCCTCGTAAACTTGAGCAAGAACAGCGTGGAGGCGGCCTCGTATCTCAGCCGTCATACGGACGTGAATGATATGTTGCAGAAGAAATACACAGG TAAAGCTGAACAGGCGGTGGAGGAGCTGAGGGACACGTTGCCCCGTTGGAGTCTTCACAAACATCTGAAAGAA
- the LOC102218169 gene encoding plakophilin-2-like isoform X3, with translation MERRHLKSRRSEFLFQQPASLASPTEPTPKSYMTGILSDEKNLLVAPNRAQLSLRKNGVSNGGANLQNSSRSSDGVAFFTKVNGSDLDGLSSKGIQARKTSERVAMSPCPGADRFGPGTRFQRPPSGCDRRHLRTVGALADWPDGLNPQYQCAVSETSRSTPTRASAHQPGKSRSNSLTHQSVRTKNLSASMAGQYSFRNGQNQKRGFVKHDRQTVQRRTSGRLGTTHMDRGFVQLAPISQRRESGNAERFTNRQAPSHKIGGTVCDLSPRQSAPKPPEMTIKRAVNLLDNMNEEELICAAAYIQNQCWRKDEARVEVQRENGARKLVRLLKIDNEEVQRAAAGALRNVVYKNGDNKKDVTDEDGLTVILKLLNETHDRETVCQLAGLLWNLSSDDTIKKRFDENFPRLLTKVILVPFSHINGEAESKRDLIADPNAFLCATACLRNLSSDCNHRRNMRRCENLIDSLVFYTTETATQRTPDDECTKNCVCILQNLTYEAEEDCIPQTTKNKEETQQNATPKETTCSCFPYRRADLGKDPTDSEEAEKGRLLQSNDDPHGAQWLWSGQLVRAYLSLLACNKDKMTLEAAMGALQNLTVGKGEISEYVARIIEEQNGPRKIKTLLENDVTLKKPALLLIRNLSRFPDLHGSIFDNLLSAKDTKTFLHYLDISAEESAELMPILCGILVNLSKNSVEAASYLSRHTDVNDMLQKKYTGKAEQAVEELRDTLPRWSLHKHLKEVFLLLDCSPLVVNLIAWM, from the exons ATGGAAAGGAGGCATTTAAAGTCGCGGCGGTCAGAGTTTCTCTTCCAGCAGCCCGCCAGCCTGGCTTCTCCGACCGAACCGACACCGAAATCCTACATGACCGGAATCTTGTCTGACGAGAAGAACCTTCTGGTGGCTCCGAACCGGGCTCAGCTTTCACTGCGAAAGAACGGGGTCTCCAACG GGGGAGCCAACTTACAAAATTCATCCAGGAGCTCGGATGGAGTTGCTTTTTTCACAAAG gtaaACGGATCTGATTTGGACGGTCTCTCCTCAAAAGGTATCCAAGCTCGGAAAACGTCCGAAAGGGTGGCCATGTCCCCGTGTCCCGGTGCGGACCGGTTCGGTCCCGGTACACGTTTCCAGAGGCCGCCCTCAGGCTGTGATCGCAGACATTTACGGACCGTAGGCGCGCTGGCAGATTGGCCTGACGGCTTGAATCCACAGTACCAGTGCGCCGTCTCCGAGACGTCCCGCAGCACACCCACCCGAGCGTCCGCGCATCAACCTGGGAAGTCCAGAAGCAACTCGCTCACTCATCAGTCAGTGAGAACAAAGAATCTGTCTGCATCCATGGCGGGACAGTACAGCTTTAGAAATGGCCAGAATCAGAAACGCGGTTTTGTAAAACATGATAGACAAACGGTACAGCGAAGGACATCTGGGCGGCTCGGAACCACCCACATGGACAGAGGTTTTGTCCAACTGGCTCCGATATCCCAGAGACGGGAATCGGGCAACGCAGAGAGGTTCACCAACAGGCAGGCT ccatcccataaaataggaGGAACAGTTTGTGACCTCTCGCCTAGGCAGTCAGCTCCAAAGCCTCCAGAGATGACAATTAAAAGGGCCGTAAATCTTCTGGACAACATGAACGAGGAAGAGCTGATCTGTGCCGCCGCATACATTCAGAACCAATGTTGGAGAAAAGACGAAGCCAGAGTGGAG GTTCAGAGGGAGAACGGGGCTAGAAAGCTTGTACGGCTGCTCAAAATCGACAACGAAGAGGTGCAGCGGGCCGCAGCAGGCGCCTTGCGTAATGTCGTCTACAAGAACGGAGACAACAAGAAGGACGTGACGGACGAAGATGGCCTTACCGTCATCCTGAAGTTACTGAACGAGACGCATGATAGGGAGACCGTATGCCAGCTTGCAG GTCTCTTGTGGAATCTGTCTTCAGATGATACGATCAAGAAGCGTTTTGATGAAAATTTCCCTCGTCTCCTCACCAAGGTGATTTTGGTGCCATTCTCTCACATAAATGGAGAGGCAGAATCCAAACGTGATTTGATCGCCGATCCCAACGCTTTCCTCTGCGCTACAGCCTGCCTACG GAATCTGAGCTCTGACTGCAACCACAGGAGGAATATGAGGCGCTGTGAAAATCTCATTGACTCGCTGGTTTTCTATACTACAGAGACTGCAACCCAACGCACACCTGATGACGag TGCACAAAAAACTGTGTCTGCATCCTTCAAAACTTGACCTATGAAGCTGAGGAAGACTGCATCCCTCAGACCACCAAAAACAAGGAAGAGACTCAACAAAACGCGACTCCCAAAGAGACGACTTGCAGCTGTTTTCCTTATCGCCGTGCCGACCTCGGAAAG GACCCAACGGACTCGGAGGAAGCAGAGAAAGGACGCCTCCTGCAGAGTAACGACGACCCGCATGGAGCTCAGTGGCTGTGGAGCGGTCAGCTTGTCCGGGCGTATCTGTCGCTGTTGGCctgcaacaaagacaaaatgacgCTGGAGGCTGCCATGGGGGCGCTGCAGAACCTCACGGTGGGAAAGGGAGAG ATCTCTGAGTACGTCGCCAGAATTATCGAGGAGCAAAACGGACCTCGGAAAATTAAGACGCTCTTAGAAAACGACGTTACGCTGAAGAAACCAGCCTTGCTGCTGATCAGGAACCTCTCCCGCTTTCCAGACCTTCACGGCTCCATCT ttGATAATTTGTTGTCGGCcaaagacacaaaaacctttttacattATTTGGACATCAGTGCAGAAGAATCTGCTGAGCTGATGCCGATTCTGTGTGGGATCCTCGTAAACTTGAGCAAGAACAGCGTGGAGGCGGCCTCGTATCTCAGCCGTCATACGGACGTGAATGATATGTTGCAGAAGAAATACACAGG TAAAGCTGAACAGGCGGTGGAGGAGCTGAGGGACACGTTGCCCCGTTGGAGTCTTCACAAACATCTGAAAGAA